The Emcibacteraceae bacterium genome contains a region encoding:
- the gltB gene encoding glutamate synthase large subunit, with product MTHQVPLNSRGLPKSQGLYNPENEHDACGIGFLANIKGRKSHAIIKQGLQILENLTHRGAVGADPLAGDGAGILLQIPDKFMRAEAKKLDITLPKAGEYGVLMIFLPHEKKTREKIKKTFEDLVVQEGQKFLGWRDVPTDNSKFSENVKSTEPFIAQGFVGQADNIKRNGDFELKLYIIRKQLSNIVIEMEEDTSAYYGCSCSSRTILYKGMLLAGQVGEYYKDLLDERVTSALALVHQRFSTNTFPTWSLAQPFRMVCHNGEINTVRGNVNWMASRRFNMKSEVIGEDLAKLWPLIPEGLSDTACFDNALELLVAGGYSITQAMMMMIPEAWAGNPLMSAERRAFYEYHAALMEPWDGPAAVAFTDGFQIGATLDRNGLRPARYIVTDDDMVILASEAGVLPIPEEKIVQKWRLQPGKMLLIDTIQGRIISDDEIKQELASAFDYQDILNRTQIKLEELPSEVAPQPSSGVDLLKKQQAFGYTQEDLKLLFPPMVTSGQEALGSMGTDTPISALSDKSKSLYTYFKQNFAQVTNPPIDPIREEAVMSLVSFIGPRPNLLDLEGIGTHKRLEVSQPILRNQDLEKIRTIGDIPDNDFRTITIDFTYDAKTGAGGMDNAIESICLLSEVAVIEGDNIIILSDRNVSEDRIAIPSLLATSAVHHHLIRRGLRTSVGLVIETGEAREVHHFCALAGYGAEAINPYLAFETIENMLPQLPEEVSVETAKQRYLKAINKGILKVMSKMGISTYQSYCGAQIFDAVGLNSAFIEKYFTNTKSAIEGVGLNEIARETVMRHAQAFGDSLIYKKSLDVGGDYAVRVRGEAHQWNSDTISTLQHAVRSNSAETYEQFSKLVNEQSEKLMTPRGLFKIKPLNKAIPIDEVEPAAEIVKRFATGAMSFGSISREAHTTLAIAMNKIGGKSNTGEGGEEPDRFTPDRNGDLRRSAIKQVASGRFGVTTEYLVNADDIQIKMAQGAKPGEGGQLPGHKVDPVIAKVRHSTPGVGLISPPPHHDIYSIEDLAQLIYDLKNVNSAARISVKLVSEIGVGTVAAGVSKAKADHLTISGYDGGTGASPLTSLKHAGSPWEIGLAETQQTLVLNRLRDRISVQVDGGLKTGRDVIIGALLGG from the coding sequence ATGACCCATCAGGTGCCATTAAATAGTCGTGGACTGCCAAAATCCCAAGGACTGTACAATCCTGAAAATGAACATGATGCCTGCGGCATCGGTTTTCTTGCCAATATTAAAGGCCGGAAAAGTCATGCTATAATTAAGCAGGGTTTACAAATTCTTGAAAATCTTACTCACCGCGGTGCTGTAGGTGCCGACCCGCTGGCTGGCGACGGAGCCGGAATATTGCTTCAAATTCCTGATAAATTTATGCGTGCTGAAGCCAAAAAGCTTGATATCACATTGCCTAAAGCAGGTGAATATGGCGTGTTGATGATCTTTCTGCCACATGAGAAAAAAACACGGGAAAAAATCAAAAAAACATTTGAAGATCTGGTGGTTCAGGAAGGTCAGAAATTCCTTGGCTGGCGCGATGTGCCAACCGATAATTCAAAATTCAGTGAGAATGTGAAATCTACTGAACCTTTTATTGCCCAGGGTTTTGTCGGACAGGCCGACAATATTAAAAGAAACGGTGATTTCGAACTCAAACTTTATATCATCCGCAAACAGCTTTCCAATATCGTTATTGAAATGGAAGAAGATACCAGCGCATACTATGGGTGTAGCTGTTCAAGCCGGACAATTCTTTATAAAGGCATGCTACTTGCCGGTCAGGTCGGTGAATATTATAAAGACCTGCTCGATGAGCGGGTAACATCCGCCCTTGCTCTCGTTCACCAGCGTTTTTCGACCAATACATTCCCAACATGGAGTTTGGCGCAGCCGTTTCGCATGGTCTGCCATAATGGTGAAATTAACACTGTTCGCGGTAACGTCAACTGGATGGCCTCACGCCGTTTCAATATGAAATCGGAGGTTATTGGCGAAGACCTGGCCAAACTCTGGCCGCTAATTCCCGAGGGCCTTTCAGATACGGCATGTTTTGATAATGCGCTGGAGCTTCTGGTGGCCGGCGGGTACAGCATAACACAGGCGATGATGATGATGATCCCGGAAGCATGGGCTGGGAACCCACTGATGAGCGCAGAAAGAAGGGCCTTTTATGAATATCATGCGGCCCTTATGGAACCATGGGATGGACCGGCGGCCGTTGCCTTTACAGACGGTTTTCAAATTGGGGCGACCCTTGATCGGAACGGACTGCGTCCGGCACGCTATATTGTGACTGACGATGATATGGTTATTCTGGCGTCTGAAGCAGGCGTGCTGCCGATCCCGGAAGAAAAAATTGTCCAGAAATGGCGTCTTCAACCCGGCAAAATGCTGCTGATTGACACTATACAGGGACGCATTATTTCAGATGATGAAATAAAGCAGGAACTGGCCAGTGCTTTTGATTATCAGGACATCCTGAACCGCACTCAGATTAAACTGGAAGAACTGCCGTCTGAAGTTGCGCCGCAACCGTCAAGTGGCGTTGATCTGCTTAAAAAACAGCAGGCCTTTGGCTATACACAGGAAGATTTAAAGCTTCTGTTCCCGCCAATGGTCACCAGTGGTCAGGAGGCCCTCGGATCAATGGGAACCGATACGCCCATTTCAGCTCTATCTGATAAATCAAAATCGCTTTATACCTATTTCAAGCAAAATTTTGCTCAGGTGACAAATCCACCGATCGATCCGATCCGCGAAGAAGCTGTTATGTCGCTGGTTTCCTTCATTGGGCCAAGACCGAACCTTCTTGATCTGGAAGGTATTGGTACCCATAAACGTCTGGAAGTCAGTCAGCCCATTTTGCGCAATCAGGATCTGGAAAAAATCAGAACGATTGGCGATATTCCCGACAATGATTTCAGAACCATCACTATTGATTTTACTTATGATGCCAAAACCGGCGCCGGTGGCATGGATAATGCGATTGAAAGCATCTGCCTTCTGTCCGAAGTTGCGGTGATAGAGGGGGATAATATTATTATTCTTTCCGACCGCAATGTATCAGAAGATCGGATTGCCATTCCGTCACTGCTGGCCACCTCTGCGGTTCATCATCATCTGATTAGAAGAGGTCTTAGAACATCTGTCGGGCTCGTCATCGAGACTGGTGAAGCCAGAGAAGTCCATCATTTCTGTGCCCTGGCCGGTTATGGTGCAGAAGCAATTAACCCATATCTTGCTTTTGAAACCATTGAAAATATGTTGCCGCAGCTTCCGGAAGAAGTGAGCGTTGAAACCGCAAAACAGCGTTATCTTAAAGCCATCAACAAAGGCATTCTTAAGGTTATGTCCAAAATGGGCATTTCGACATATCAGTCATATTGCGGTGCCCAGATTTTTGATGCAGTCGGCCTGAACAGTGCTTTTATTGAAAAATATTTTACCAATACCAAATCAGCAATTGAAGGTGTAGGCCTTAATGAAATCGCCCGTGAAACTGTGATGCGACATGCCCAGGCCTTTGGCGACAGTCTGATTTATAAAAAATCACTGGATGTGGGTGGTGATTATGCGGTCCGTGTACGTGGAGAAGCCCACCAGTGGAATTCAGACACCATAAGCACGCTCCAGCATGCGGTGCGGAGCAATTCAGCAGAAACATACGAGCAATTCTCGAAGCTGGTCAATGAACAGTCAGAAAAACTGATGACTCCTCGAGGTCTTTTCAAAATCAAACCGCTTAACAAAGCCATTCCTATTGATGAAGTGGAACCAGCGGCAGAGATCGTAAAACGGTTTGCAACCGGCGCCATGTCATTTGGCTCCATCAGTCGGGAAGCCCATACAACACTTGCCATCGCCATGAACAAAATCGGCGGAAAGTCAAACACAGGTGAAGGTGGGGAAGAACCAGACCGGTTTACCCCCGACAGAAACGGGGATCTGCGCCGCAGTGCGATTAAACAGGTTGCTTCCGGCCGGTTTGGCGTCACCACCGAATATTTGGTCAATGCCGATGATATTCAGATTAAAATGGCACAGGGTGCAAAACCCGGTGAAGGTGGTCAGCTGCCCGGACATAAAGTTGACCCGGTGATTGCCAAAGTGCGTCATTCTACGCCGGGCGTTGGGTTGATTTCGCCACCACCTCACCATGATATTTATTCGATTGAGGATCTGGCACAGTTGATTTACGACTTGAAAAACGTCAATTCAGCTGCACGCATAAGCGTAAAACTGGTTTCTGAAATTGGTGTTGGTACTGTTGCCGCCGGCGTTTCAAAAGCAAAGGCAGATCATTTGACCATTTCAGGTTATGATGGTGGTACCGGGGCAAGCCCGCTTACATCATTGAAGCATGCCGGTTCTCCGTGGGAAATCGGACTGGCTGAAACACAACAGACCTTGGTTCTTAACCGTCTACGTGACCGAATTTCGGTACAGGTGGATGGCGGCCTTAAAACCGGCCGCGATGTTATTATCGGTGCCCTTCTGGGGGGATGA
- a CDS encoding glutamate synthase-related protein, with translation MAALKPAAMLLSVPFWGDEFGFATAPLIATGCIMMRKCHLNTCPVGVATQDPVLRRKFTGKPEHVINYFFFVAEEARKIMAEMGVRSLNEIIGRSDLLDKNEAISHWKSDGLDFSKIFHMVPAAKGDDIYNTKKQTHEIADILDRKLIKEAKKALEDKKPVQIITDIHNYDRSTGAMLSGELAKRYGHKGLPDDTIHIKANGTAGQSFGAFVAQGITIELEGEANDYVGKGLSGGKLIIYPPKESHIVPEKSIIVGNTVLFGAINGECYFRGVAGERFAVRNSGAIAVVEGVGDHGCEYMTGGCVVVIGPTGRNFAAGMSGGIAYVLDEEGEFESRCNLSMVALEPLPEEDAMAKLIHASGELEGHGRVDVLRGNMSGYDKERLTRLLENHMRYTNSERAKKILANIDWYLPKFVKVMPVEYKRALEEMAAAATSLSAYTGQGE, from the coding sequence ATGGCGGCCTTAAAACCGGCCGCGATGTTATTATCGGTGCCCTTCTGGGGGGATGAATTCGGTTTTGCCACCGCGCCGCTTATTGCAACAGGCTGCATCATGATGCGCAAATGCCATTTAAATACTTGCCCGGTTGGGGTGGCTACACAGGATCCTGTCCTTCGCCGCAAATTTACCGGCAAGCCGGAACATGTGATAAATTATTTTTTCTTTGTCGCGGAAGAAGCCAGAAAAATCATGGCTGAAATGGGTGTGCGCAGTCTTAATGAAATTATTGGACGGTCTGACCTGCTGGATAAAAATGAAGCGATTAGCCACTGGAAAAGTGACGGACTTGATTTTTCAAAGATTTTCCACATGGTGCCCGCAGCAAAAGGGGATGATATTTACAACACCAAAAAACAGACCCATGAAATTGCCGATATTCTTGACCGGAAACTAATCAAAGAGGCTAAGAAAGCACTTGAAGATAAAAAACCGGTTCAGATTATAACCGATATCCATAACTATGACCGCTCCACTGGGGCAATGCTTTCCGGTGAACTGGCAAAGCGTTATGGCCATAAAGGGTTGCCGGATGATACCATTCATATTAAGGCCAATGGTACAGCAGGACAAAGTTTTGGCGCGTTTGTTGCACAAGGTATTACTATTGAACTTGAAGGTGAGGCAAACGATTATGTCGGTAAGGGCTTAAGCGGTGGCAAACTAATCATTTATCCACCGAAAGAAAGCCATATTGTTCCGGAAAAAAGTATTATAGTCGGCAATACCGTCTTATTTGGCGCTATCAATGGTGAATGTTATTTCCGCGGTGTAGCTGGCGAACGGTTTGCCGTAAGAAACAGTGGCGCCATTGCAGTCGTCGAAGGAGTCGGCGATCATGGTTGTGAATATATGACTGGTGGTTGCGTGGTGGTCATCGGGCCAACGGGTCGTAATTTTGCGGCTGGCATGAGCGGCGGTATTGCTTATGTTCTTGATGAAGAAGGTGAATTTGAAAGTCGCTGCAACCTTTCAATGGTTGCACTTGAGCCGCTTCCTGAAGAAGATGCCATGGCAAAACTAATCCATGCTTCTGGGGAGCTGGAAGGCCATGGTCGCGTTGATGTGCTTCGTGGTAATATGTCAGGATATGATAAGGAACGACTAACTCGGCTTCTTGAAAATCATATGCGCTACACCAACAGTGAACGGGCGAAAAAGATACTCGCCAATATCGACTGGTATCTGCCAAAATTCGTAAAAGTAATGCCGGTAGAGTATAAACGCGCGCTTGAAGAAATGGCCGCCGCAGCAACATCACTTTCTGCCTATACCGGACAAGGAGAATAA
- the hrpB gene encoding ATP-dependent helicase HrpB, which translates to MTVNLPIYEIIPLLKKACLENNRLVLQAPPGAGKTTAVPLELLDESWLGNKKIIMLEPRRLAARAAARRMAELLGEKVGEKIGYRVRMESKISTRTRIEVVTEGVLIRKIQNDPELDGIGLIIFDEFHERSLEADLGLALSLDIQEGLREDLKILVMSATIDGARLAELMSGAPVLTSVGRSFDVSYRYLDNKISGRIEEETVNVIVKALIEEKGSILAFLPGAGEIERTRKLLEEKQLDQNVMICPLYGMLSFEEQDRAIKPVPEGMRKIVLSTDIAETSLTIEGIRIVIDAGLSRTAVFDIKSGMTGLETSVVSKASADQRAGRAGRLEEGVCYRLWTEAANRALRPYNDPEITNADLVPLVLNLALWGVDDPAKLKWLDIPDPVSIEQAKGLLYALGALDKNYLITDHGRRMAKFPMHPRLSHMILKLTELGHGLLAITIAALLQERDILQLKTDFKTVDLRLRIEALEMVRRGDIKEAKNMDCQINAAKKILKQINIWQKEFKINDATLNIEKTGLCLATAFPDRIAARRQNMSGSYILSGGRAALLQKEDPLSTEKYLSVANLDKGERDARIYMAAPILLEDIEEHFKYLISEEQIIEWDDKLEKINAHNKIMLGKIPLKVTILERPDAEKIISSMADGIRKMGLEALPWDKKSVSFKERVELIRKEYDADFPNLSDEHLSSTLEDWLGPFLENITSRAALKKLDLYDILRNSMSWQQIQLLDKLAPTHFKVPSGSEIAIDYSVNPPVLSVKLQEMFGEQKTPSILDGKLALSVHLLSPARRPLQITADLAGFWKNSYPEIKKEMKGRYPKHPWPDNPLAALPTGKIKPKK; encoded by the coding sequence ATGACAGTTAATCTCCCCATTTATGAAATTATTCCATTGCTTAAAAAAGCATGTCTGGAGAATAATAGACTTGTTCTACAGGCGCCGCCCGGAGCCGGGAAAACGACGGCAGTACCGCTTGAACTGCTTGATGAAAGTTGGTTGGGCAATAAAAAAATAATCATGTTGGAACCAAGACGACTGGCGGCCCGCGCAGCAGCAAGACGTATGGCAGAACTTCTGGGTGAAAAAGTTGGTGAAAAGATTGGTTACCGTGTAAGGATGGAAAGTAAGATCAGCACCCGTACGAGAATTGAGGTCGTAACGGAAGGTGTTCTTATTCGTAAAATTCAGAACGATCCGGAGCTTGACGGTATCGGCCTTATCATTTTTGATGAATTTCATGAAAGATCTCTTGAGGCGGATTTGGGACTCGCGCTTAGTCTTGATATTCAGGAAGGGCTTAGGGAAGATCTGAAAATTCTGGTAATGTCTGCGACGATTGATGGGGCACGACTTGCAGAACTGATGTCAGGTGCTCCAGTTCTGACCAGTGTTGGCCGCAGTTTTGATGTTTCTTATCGTTATCTGGATAACAAAATTTCGGGTCGGATTGAAGAAGAAACAGTCAATGTGATTGTAAAGGCCTTAATAGAAGAAAAAGGCAGCATCCTTGCCTTTCTTCCTGGTGCCGGGGAAATTGAGCGCACAAGAAAACTATTGGAAGAGAAACAGTTGGATCAGAATGTCATGATCTGCCCACTTTACGGGATGCTGTCTTTTGAGGAACAGGACCGTGCCATCAAACCGGTGCCGGAAGGCATGCGGAAAATTGTATTGTCTACTGACATAGCGGAAACCAGTCTGACAATCGAAGGGATAAGAATTGTTATAGATGCGGGCCTGAGCCGCACGGCCGTTTTTGATATTAAAAGCGGGATGACGGGTCTTGAAACATCAGTTGTTTCAAAAGCCTCTGCGGACCAGAGAGCTGGGCGGGCTGGACGTCTTGAGGAAGGTGTTTGCTATCGTCTTTGGACAGAAGCCGCAAACAGAGCGCTCAGGCCCTATAATGACCCAGAAATAACCAATGCGGATCTGGTTCCGTTGGTGTTAAATCTGGCACTTTGGGGTGTTGATGATCCGGCAAAATTAAAGTGGCTGGATATACCGGATCCGGTGTCAATCGAACAGGCAAAGGGGCTGCTTTACGCCCTTGGAGCCCTGGATAAAAATTACCTGATTACGGATCATGGCAGGCGGATGGCTAAATTTCCTATGCACCCGAGGTTGTCGCATATGATTTTAAAGTTGACTGAACTTGGTCATGGTCTGCTAGCTATAACCATTGCGGCACTGCTTCAGGAAAGGGATATTCTTCAGTTAAAGACGGATTTCAAAACGGTGGATTTGCGTCTACGTATAGAAGCCCTTGAAATGGTGAGACGTGGCGATATAAAAGAAGCCAAAAATATGGACTGTCAAATCAATGCCGCAAAAAAAATATTAAAACAAATAAATATCTGGCAAAAAGAATTTAAAATAAACGATGCAACACTGAATATTGAAAAGACCGGCCTTTGTCTGGCAACAGCCTTTCCGGACAGAATTGCTGCCCGGCGTCAGAATATGTCAGGAAGTTATATTTTATCCGGTGGCAGAGCTGCGCTACTTCAAAAAGAAGACCCGCTGAGTACTGAAAAGTATTTGTCGGTTGCTAACCTGGATAAAGGTGAAAGGGATGCCCGGATTTATATGGCGGCTCCCATTTTATTGGAAGATATAGAGGAGCATTTTAAATATCTTATTTCAGAGGAACAAATTATTGAATGGGATGATAAACTAGAAAAAATTAATGCCCATAATAAAATTATGCTGGGAAAAATTCCCCTCAAGGTCACCATTCTTGAACGTCCTGATGCCGAAAAAATAATATCGTCCATGGCGGACGGAATTAGGAAAATGGGCCTTGAAGCTCTTCCCTGGGATAAAAAAAGTGTTTCGTTCAAAGAAAGGGTAGAATTGATCAGGAAAGAATATGATGCTGATTTTCCGAACCTTAGTGACGAACATTTATCTTCAACACTTGAAGACTGGCTTGGTCCGTTTCTTGAAAATATTACCAGTCGTGCCGCATTAAAAAAACTTGATCTATATGATATACTCAGAAACAGCATGAGCTGGCAGCAAATTCAATTATTGGATAAGCTGGCACCAACACATTTTAAAGTCCCAAGTGGCTCTGAAATCGCTATTGATTATTCAGTCAATCCGCCAGTTCTGTCTGTGAAGCTGCAGGAAATGTTTGGCGAGCAAAAAACACCATCCATTCTTGATGGTAAACTTGCTCTTTCAGTTCATCTTTTATCGCCTGCGCGAAGACCGCTTCAGATCACAGCAGATCTGGCGGGTTTCTGGAAAAACTCCTATCCCGAAATCAAAAAAGAGATGAAAGGACGTTATCCAAAACACCCGTGGCCGGATAATCCGTTAGCAGCACTTCCAACAGGAAAAATAAAACCGAAAAAATAA
- a CDS encoding NAD(P)-dependent oxidoreductase encodes MKLSFIGLGVMGYPMAGHLQKAGHDVCVYNRTTKKAENWTKKYGGNFAPTPREAVKGAEIVFVCVGNDDDVRSVIYGKDGALAGMAPETKLVDHTTTSAELARELGKACREKNIAFLDAPVSGGQAGAENGALTVMIGGEEEAFQKIDPIIKCYAKKSRLLGPIGSGQLAKMVNQICIAGVVQGLSEALNFAMKTGLNANDVVDVISKGAAQSWQMDNRASTMIRGEFDFGFALDWMRKDLGFALAEAEKNDISLPITRLVDGYYKEIQENGGGRWDTSALITLLTKH; translated from the coding sequence ATGAAACTCAGTTTTATCGGACTTGGTGTCATGGGCTACCCGATGGCAGGACACCTTCAAAAAGCCGGTCATGATGTATGCGTTTATAACAGGACAACAAAAAAAGCCGAAAACTGGACAAAGAAATATGGTGGTAATTTTGCCCCTACCCCGCGTGAAGCTGTGAAGGGGGCGGAAATTGTTTTCGTCTGTGTTGGCAATGATGATGATGTCCGCTCTGTTATTTATGGCAAGGATGGCGCTCTTGCCGGAATGGCCCCTGAAACCAAATTGGTTGATCACACGACAACATCCGCTGAACTTGCACGGGAACTGGGAAAAGCCTGTCGCGAAAAAAATATTGCCTTTCTTGATGCACCCGTATCCGGCGGGCAGGCCGGTGCTGAAAATGGTGCCCTCACCGTTATGATCGGTGGAGAGGAAGAAGCTTTTCAGAAAATTGACCCGATTATCAAATGTTATGCCAAAAAAAGCCGGTTACTGGGCCCAATCGGGAGCGGACAGCTGGCCAAAATGGTCAATCAGATATGTATAGCCGGTGTTGTACAGGGATTGTCTGAAGCTCTCAACTTTGCCATGAAAACAGGCTTGAATGCTAATGATGTGGTTGATGTTATTTCAAAGGGAGCCGCGCAGTCCTGGCAAATGGATAACCGTGCCTCAACCATGATCCGGGGCGAATTTGATTTTGGCTTTGCGCTGGACTGGATGAGAAAAGATCTGGGCTTTGCTCTTGCAGAAGCTGAAAAAAATGATATATCCTTACCGATAACCAGGCTTGTAGATGGCTATTATAAGGAAATACAGGAAAATGGTGGCGGACGCTGGGATACATCAGCCCTCATTACCCTGCTTACGAAACACTAA
- a CDS encoding DUF983 domain-containing protein, with amino-acid sequence MMTSTSATFSRDSYSLFTAIGRGLKRSCPHCGKGHVFKGYLKPNDCTNCAAPIGEIRADDLPPYLTIFLVGHIVVPLLLFVEALYHPSLFFQMAIWPTLALLLTLLFLPFIKGGALGLMWYLRIKGDEQH; translated from the coding sequence ATGATGACAAGTACTTCAGCCACTTTTTCACGCGACAGTTATTCTTTATTTACGGCAATAGGGCGGGGTTTAAAACGTTCCTGTCCACATTGTGGCAAAGGTCATGTTTTCAAGGGATATCTAAAGCCGAATGACTGCACAAACTGCGCGGCACCGATTGGAGAGATCAGGGCAGATGATCTGCCACCCTATCTGACAATTTTTCTGGTCGGCCATATAGTTGTGCCACTGCTGCTATTTGTTGAAGCACTTTATCATCCATCTTTATTTTTTCAGATGGCGATCTGGCCAACTCTTGCCCTGCTTCTCACTCTATTATTCTTACCCTTCATCAAAGGAGGCGCATTGGGCTTGATGTGGTATTTAAGAATTAAGGGTGACGAACAGCATTAA
- a CDS encoding FAD-dependent oxidoreductase: MEVGNDIQAHKIVEHYDAVVLAGGAEKPRDLPIPGRKLKGIHFAMDYLTQQNRRNAGEPLPNIKDIVASGKKVVVIGGGDTGSDCIGTAFRQRAVSVTQLEIMPKPPVKVNKGVTWPNWPHIFRTSTSQEEGADREFSVATTEFIGDEDGNVEAIRMHHVDANFNKIEGSEYEMDADLVLLAMGFTNPVKEGLLEQLSVALDDRGNVKAPTTNYKTNLPKVFVAGDMRRGQSLVVWAIREGRQAAQAVDEYLMGKSDLPR; encoded by the coding sequence ATGGAGGTTGGAAACGATATTCAGGCTCATAAAATTGTTGAACATTATGATGCTGTTGTTCTTGCGGGAGGAGCTGAAAAACCCCGCGATCTGCCGATCCCCGGGCGTAAATTAAAAGGTATTCACTTTGCAATGGATTATTTGACCCAGCAAAATCGCCGTAATGCTGGTGAGCCCTTGCCCAATATTAAAGATATCGTTGCATCGGGTAAAAAAGTAGTCGTGATTGGCGGCGGCGATACCGGTTCCGATTGTATCGGGACGGCCTTTCGCCAGCGTGCAGTATCCGTCACCCAGCTTGAAATTATGCCTAAACCCCCTGTTAAAGTGAATAAAGGGGTAACCTGGCCAAACTGGCCCCATATATTCCGGACCTCAACATCACAGGAAGAAGGCGCAGATCGAGAATTCAGCGTGGCAACAACAGAATTTATTGGTGACGAAGACGGAAATGTTGAGGCGATCCGTATGCATCATGTTGATGCCAATTTTAACAAAATAGAAGGCAGCGAGTATGAAATGGATGCTGATCTTGTGCTGCTTGCCATGGGTTTCACCAATCCGGTAAAAGAAGGTCTTCTTGAGCAGCTATCTGTTGCCCTGGATGACCGGGGCAATGTCAAAGCGCCAACAACGAATTACAAAACCAATCTGCCTAAAGTTTTTGTTGCCGGAGACATGCGCCGTGGACAGTCCCTTGTTGTCTGGGCAATTAGGGAAGGTCGACAGGCCGCACAGGCGGTTGATGAATATTTGATGGGCAAGTCAGATTTGCCCAGATAG
- a CDS encoding SlyX family protein — translation MKELENRLDALEIKIAHHERHINDLSDMVSEQWKMIEKLGRLLSKADARLESLENNSAGDGSSLLDEKPPHY, via the coding sequence ATGAAAGAATTGGAAAACAGGCTTGATGCCCTGGAAATCAAGATTGCTCATCACGAGAGACATATTAATGACCTCAGCGATATGGTTTCTGAACAGTGGAAGATGATTGAAAAACTTGGAAGGTTGCTTTCCAAGGCAGATGCACGTCTGGAAAGCCTTGAGAATAACAGTGCTGGCGATGGATCCAGTTTACTGGATGAGAAACCACCACATTACTAA